A segment of the Panicum hallii strain FIL2 chromosome 1, PHallii_v3.1, whole genome shotgun sequence genome:
CACAAAATTGAAATGTTAATATATAGGTATTAATATAGATGTATTGATGAGAAATGATAAAAAAATTCAAATATCAATGCTTGATACGTGCAAAGCTTGCAATTAGAGTATAGAGtcgaagaaaaaaaaatcttgtACATGTGAGTACAAAGAGTGGACGATAGATATTTTGGGCCAAGCAGCCTGCCCAATCCAAACTCGAACAAAAAAATCTTTTCCTCGCCAAGGCCGAAAGGCGGCCGGAGCAGCACTCCGTTATCTTCTTCGCTTCACTCCTTCCCCTTTCCGCTCGCTCTCCGCCCCTCccccctctccgccgccgccgcggcggccatgGTGGCGCTCGCCTCCCTCTCGTCTCTCTGCCCCTGCGGTCtggctcgccgccgcgccgcctctgcttccgcttccgcctccgcctccgtcTCCATCTCGTGCTGCGCGGTCGCGACCCCGTCCTCAGGGAAAGGTACCCATGGCtgcccccctcctccccttcttATCTCTGCTGCTTATTGCGAATGGAGTTGCGGGATTGGAAATGGACTCGTGCTGCAACTTTATCTCAAACTCGTGAATCACCGTGTCGAGCTTATGCTGGTTCCGATCCCAAATTGACCCGTCAATGTGCAACTCCGAAGCTTCGCTGGAAGCGGGGTTTCCAGGCCCGGAACCTCTAATGCTAGTAACTGTTCATTTCCATAAGAAAAATTGGACGAAATGAGATGGGTTGGATTCATCTACACGTAACTTCTCCTTAAACCCACTTGTCATTTTAATTTGTAAACCATCCTTGCTCTATTTCTCCAACAAGATGTTTTGGCTTGCGAACGAGCTCATAGGTCGGTGGTCGGGCTGCTGGATGCAGCGCCCACCGCCCGCGTTCGAGCCTGGCTCAGTGCGGGTTTCGCACCAGGGGCTGTGCCCCTTTAATAATCTCTGCAGCCTCTCTCGCGTGGTGCCACAAAGGGAGTGCGAGGTGCCCGTCATCTACGGAGTCGAGGATGGTTCCGGTGATCTCTCGAAGGACGCGGTCTTCTGATCTGTGTGTAGTTGTAGTCCTGGTTGCGTGAGTGTGGTGTGTGTGTGTCGGGTTGTGGCGTGTGTGCGTGCATGAACAGATACTACAGCTGTACGCAGATGAGAGGCGTAAAAAAAAAGATGTTTTGGCTTGTCATATGATGTAGGGATTCAGCTGTTTACAATCCATTCTCTTTAATGTGCAGGGCCTCAAGAATCTAGAACACCGCGAAAAAGGTTGAGAAGAACTGAGGGTGCCACTAAGAGCTTGGAAGATTCAGTCAAGCGAAAGATGGAGCAGTTCTATGAAGGAGTGGATGGTCCGCCCCTCCGAGTACTCCCGATTGGCGGTCTTGGGGAAATCGGCATGAACTGTATGCTTGTGGGGAACTATGACAGATATATCTTGATTGATGCAGGGGTTATGTTCCCGGAGTACGTATTCCAAACCGTATCTTGCGCCTTCTTTCACAGCAGTTGAGCTCCCATTATTTTTGATGTCTTTCTAATCTGCGCATATGTATTTCTGAACTCCACATTTCTTGAAAAGAATCATAAATATAAATTCGATATGTACTCGATTCTGTGCTTGGAGCCTCAGACTTGAACATAGTTTCTTTATAATAGAAAGTCATATGTACGAGTGAGGGCCTAAGTAAATCACTATGTCTCCTGTAGTCTATTGCATGCCACATAATGACTTAGCATTTCTGTAGATCTATATATATTCTGTGTTAATTTTTCTTCTCACACATGCTGATTTTCCACTGAATTATATTCGATAGTGACTTAGCAAATACTCCTAGCTTGTCATATTCTGTGCTTAGAGCCTCAGACTTGAACATAGTTTCTTTATAATAGAAAGTCGTATGTATGAGTGAGGGCCTAAGTAAATCACTACGTCTCCTGTAGTCTATTGCATGCCACATAATGACTTAGCATTTCTGTAGATCTATATGTATTCTGTGTTATTTTTGCTTCTCACACATGCTGATTTTCCACTGAATTAGATTCTATTTAAAATTTTGTCAGTTATGATGAGTTTGGTGTGCAAAAGATTATCCCAGACACCACATTCATCAAGAAATGGAGCCACAAAATTGAAGCAGTGATCATAACGCATGGCCATGAAGATCACATCGGTGCGTTGCCTTGGGTAAATAATTCTCCTGTTACTCGAATACACCATTCCAATTCATCATGAAATCAATATGCTTGCTTGGGTATGATGCTACACACTTAAGTTATAATGTTGTATGAAAACCAGCAATCCTCTCCATCATTATTTGTGTCACAGATCATTCTACAATCTACAGTCTAAATACTGCAAAGGAGATTTTGTTGTCCTGCTGAAAAGTTATATATGTTGTCTACAGGCTGTTTAATTTGGTACCTAGCATTTTCCTTTTGTCGACTCTTAGTGTGATTTAACTTAAACACTGGCCGGGTATTCTTCTTTTGGTTTGACAATGTTATAATACATAATCAATGGTATATAGTGGTCATTAAGCACACGAGATCTTTATATGCTGATAGTAATCCAGAACTAGGACTACTAGAAAGTTCTCTCTTCGTTCCTAAATCAATGCCACTTCAGGCCAGGTTTGTCCTATTAAACAGACTCGAAGTATGGATGAGTGTACCGGTGCTGGTGATCTAATTAGCTTGACATCTTTATTTCGTATTTCTAGAATTCCTATCTCACTCTTGACTTAATGTGAGGGGGATTCGGTAGCTGGATATTATGCATCTGATCTTTCTCATCTATCAAGTTGAAATTCTGCACATATTTGGAACTACCACATGCTCATATTTTCTATCATCTTTACTGTTAATAGGTCATCCCAGCATTGGATTCAAGCACACCGATTTTTGCATCATCTTTCACCATGGAGGTAACACTCAAATTGTTCTGATAACTCATAGCTTTGGTATTTGTCACTGTTGGCTGTAGCATAAGTACAGTAAAATTGTATCAGATCTTCTTGAATTTTGAAACGCATTTATTCATACTTGAGCAGCTAATAAAGAAGCGTTTGAAGGAGTTTGGGATATTCCTCTCATCCAGGCTTAAGGTTTTAAGAATTAAAAAGAGATTCCAGGCTGGACCTTTTGAGGTTGAACCCATTCGTGTAACTCATTCAATTCCTGACTGCTGTGGCTTAGTGCTTCGCTGTGCTGATGGCATAATTTTTCATACTGGTGACTGGAAAGTAAGTTCCAACAATAATTGTATTACTAtattttatgtaattttacctattttgcataacTTTATTTTTTCTGGTAGATTGATGAATCACCAGTGGATGGAAAAATTTTTGATCGAGAAGCACTAGAGGAGCTCTCCAAAGAAGGTGTTACTCTTGTAAGTCGGTCCAATATCTGGGCTAGTTTTGTTTCTTTAGTTAAGGTCATTGACTTAGCTTGCACCCATGCTGCCTGGCCTCAGATGCATTGGTGCAGCTTGCACATATTAATAAAAAGGGAACATATGTGCTAATATCAATAAACCAAAGAAGTGTTCACCTAGGTCTCACATATACTGATATGAGCAGCTCTTTGTTGATTTGTTTCTGACTGTGTTTCTTTCGTTGTTCCTGGTTTCTTTCTCTTCAATCCAAGATGATGAGCGACTCAACAAATGTACTGTCCCCTGGAAGATCAATCAGCGAATCTGTTGTTGCTGGTTCATTGTTGCGACATATTTCAGAAGCAAAAGGAAGAGTAATCACGACACAATTCGCTTCAAACATACATCGAATTGGGAGCATTAAAGCTGCTGCAGATTTAACGGGCCGAAAGATGGTGATTTTTTGAAATCTTATTTCAACAGATAATCCTCTGGTTACCTAATTTTTAGTTTTGATGAACTGGAACAGGTTTTTGTTGGAATGTCACTCAGGACATACCTTGAAGCTGCATTCAAGGATGGAAAGGCACCACTGGATCCATCAACCTTGGTATGCAGCAACTTTATTATATTAGTTGCATATTCTTTGCGCTGATTGCTATTGTGATGTTATTAATGATGCGATGTTTTGAATGATATTTTCCTTTTGGGGACCTCTTTAATTTATATCCTGGCATTGAGATATGCTGACATCCTTTGTAAGAACAATTTGTTTACTCCCCCTTTTATTAGCTTCAGCTAGCGTCGTGGCAGGTCTGGCAGCTCGTAGAGTAGGCTTCTTGAACAGGTTGTAGAGTGGCTTGATTCATACTTTCGGTTCTGCAGATCTTTTAGCCCATCACATTCGAATGGGTTGAGTGCTAGTTGCATCAGGTCTGGCAGCTTAGAATAACTTGACGTTTATTGTGTTTTGTCCAGGTGTACAGCTTCCTTTGTTAGTGTTCCGTCTTTGTTAATTGCTGTTAGAACCTTACTTGTCCTGGGAAAAATCTATGTACACCAAATTTTGCTTTTCATAATCCTGCTAACTAGCAAGCGCCATCTGTCTTGGACAAAGTGCACACAAAAGAGCCTATGGGTTCCTGCTGAGAGGACTTCAGTTTACTTACCAATAAACATATGATAATTCAATTATAATCTCAGTCTGTGTATGCAAATGCTTTAGTTGTCTTAAATGATTATGAATAATACACTGACTTGATGGTTGAGTTGTTCTCAAGTATTACTAGATTTGCCTTTATtcagtgtgtgtgcgtgtgtgtgtgtatatatatatatacacgtaTGCCACATGATGTCACTGTTGGTACAATCTTTTGATACGACATGTTTCCATGTCTTTGAATTTGGTTTCCTAATTGCATAGTAGAAATTTCCTGCAGGTCAAGGCAGAGGACATGGATGCGTATGCCCCTAAAGATCTTCTGGTTGTCACTACAGGATCACAAGTAAGACTTCAGGCTAATAGACCTAGTCACCTAGAGTTTCGGTTGCTCATCGACCACCTTATAAGTTATAACTCATGCGTCTCTGTATCGAACTTTACCAGGGAGAGCCACGTGCAGCTCTAAATCTTGCATCGTATGGGGGAAGTCATGCTCTTAAATTATCCAAAGAGGACGTCCTCCTTTATTCGGCTAAGGTATTGCTATTTGTCCTTCACTTTATTCTCTTTGATATTTTTTCTCACAACCCCTGAGGTTAGTCCCCTGGGATGGTGTTACATATGTTAGCTACCTATGCCTGTTAATATCGGTTATGTATTCACATCAATGTTTGCTCTTGTTGTTAAGTAGCTGTATGGGAAGGACTGGCTTATATTATGAAGAAAAATGTTTCTTTTAGTATATGAAGGTTTGTGCGAATCATTAACCTTTTGCTATTAGTCAAGATACATCTGAGATTGCACCAAATTTGTAAGTGGAAAAACATTGGAAGCGGTGTGCCCTCCATGCATTGTTTATTCTAGTCCATAGACCTAGAATGGTACTGAATGTGGTACTGAAAATGCATTTGGAAATAGTTCCAGATGTAATCGTTTGATACTTCATTTCTAAATTTCAATCATTCCAAAATGCTAGGGCTGCCATACCGAAAAAGTGTTTTTATTTGAAAGTAAGCATTGAAAACTAAAAATGCATTTGGAAATAGTTCCAGATGTAATCGCTCGATACTTCGTTTCTAAATTTTAATCATTCCAAAATGGGTTGCCTTACAAAAAGAAGTGTTCTTTTGAGAGTAAGCATTTGCAAACTAGCATCCTCATATACTCTTCTTTTCAGGTTATTCCTGGAAATGAGACGAgggtgatgaagatgatgaatcGCCTCACTGATCTTGGCCCAAAAATTATCATGGGTAAGGATTCTGGCCTCCATACCTCTGGGCATGCCTACCGCGATGAGTTGGTAAGTTTCCTTCTCTGCTGGTTtcttctctttgatgtgatccAGTGCCAGCAACATAGTAGTTCCTTCATTATTGCGATAACATATTAGCAATAGTGTGCCCTGTCTCCTTGTTTAATGGTGGTGATTTTACCTGATATGCCTTTGATTTATTATTTGCAGGAGGAAGTTCTTCGGATTGTTAAACCACAGCATTTTCTGCCTGTTCATGGAGAGCTCCTGTTTCTCAAAGAACATGAATTACTTGGAAGATCAACTGGCATAAGGCACACAACCGTAAGTAATTCCTTTTACATAGTCAGTGTCTTTGTGCTTCAGATTTGTATGCTAAGGGAGAGAATATGTTGAGGGTTCTCATTCAGCATGGGCTATTGTATTTCAGCAAACAGTAAGGAATGTAGGGCCTTTTCTGCTAGTGTAGCATTGAATTATGTACACAAAAGTGGAACCTATTTGATTCCTAGAATTGTAAATATTCTCATTTTCTGTTCACGTTCCAATGTATTATTAGCATTGCCATCATATAGCAAAGCTCATATATATTACCATTGATAGGGTTCTTACTTCTTAGATTGCTGCTATAATTGCAGGTAATTAAAAACGGAGAGATGCTTGGTGTGTCGCATCTAAGAAACAGAAGAGTTCTGTCCAATGGGTTTGTTTCATTAGGAAAGGAGGATTTTCAGGTGAACCATTTATTTTTCTACCTTTACTTTTCTTGTCTTCAGCAGCTATGATGTCTTTTCTTTAACCCCTTCCCTTATGAGGTTTAACATGACACACTTGTTACAGCTCATGTATAGTGATGGTGATAAGGCTTTTGGTACATCCACTGATCTCTGCATTGATGAGAGATTAAGAATTGCATCTGATGGCATTATTTTTGTTAGGTAATTTCGTGTACAGTTAATTGTGGAACATTTTTTTATGTTTATCTTTAGCAAAATTTTGCCTTATGTGAAATCATGCTGTTTATGCGAACTCTGTAACTGTCAAAATGGTAAAACCATATCTGGTGTTTGTTGTTAGGTGCACTTGAACCATAACTTGTCGTTCCTTTGCAGTATGGAGATCTTCCGACCTCAGAAGGAACATGCTTCAGTGCAGTCAGGTTTGAAAGGGAAATTTAAAATCACAACAAGATGTCTATGGCTTGATAATGGAAGATTATTAGATGCACTCTACAAAGCAGCGTATGCTGCATTGTCAAGTTGCCCTGTGAATTGTCCACTTAGTCACATGGAGAGGATGGTATCCGAAATCTTGAGGAAAATGGTAAGGAAATATAGTGGGAAGAGGCCTGATGTCATTGCGGTTGCTACGGAGAACACCACGGCAGGTTTCTCAGAACATCTTGAAGCTAAATCATCTGGAAACTTTGGAGCTTCCTCAGCTACTAGCCATCTGAGCAGGAGTCCAGCTAGGAGTCTTGAAGGCAGTTATAAAACACATCCAGATAACCCAGATGTTGACTCTGAAGGTAATCTAACCATGCCTTACGAATTACTGTTATGCTGAAGTATACTAGTATCTTTGAATAaactgttgcatatcatatgTCCTCAAAGTTTAGACAATGGTATGTAAGGAAGGTAAATTCATAGTGGTACACTCAAACAGGCATCTGGCGTCCTATTTTATGTTAGTTTGTTAGTTATTCATTGATTCATGTAGGTGCACATTGTATCTATACTTTTTATTGTTCTGGTATAAGATGAGTTGACCCTGTCACTATTTTATCACACAGAGACCCTTCCTGAGGCCGTGGGCACAACACCTGATGATGCGACCACAAGCTCCAATGGTGGTGAAGCATTCTTCTCTTCAGATTTGCATCAGCCTAAAACTCTGGAGCACTTTTGGGAGTCATTCAAATCCCCTACTGCTGTAAAAATTGCAAGAATAGTCAACGGAGGGAACAAACAAAATATCGGCAAGATCGGCATAATGAGTAAGGACTCCACCCAGTCAGCTCCtgcttcagttaaatcttcaAAAAAGAACAAGTGGAAACCTGAGGAAATTAAGAGCTTAATACAGATGCGGGGTGAAATGAATGAGAAATTTCAGAGTGTGAAAGGAAGAATGGTTCTGTGGGAGGATATTTCTGGTAGCTTGATGAACCAGGGAATAAGTCGTACACCGGCACAGTGCAAATCTCTATGGACATCGTTGGTTCAGAAATATGAGGTACACCAACCTTAGGAAGTTTAGGCATAAATTTGTTCCTTTCTTTTATCGCTTGTTGTGATATAAGCTTTTCATTGTTTTAAATGCTTGTTTAGCTAGTTTACATATGCACCATAGATGCTTAAACTTAGCAGGCTGCGCTACTCTTTTTTTCTTAGAAGAAGCAAAAATTTCCATTAACTATGAACTGAGATATCCTCGGTAACCAAGTTCATAATACAAACCGGAAGATCATCCACTATAACTAAGGGATTCTCATCTACTGAACAAGAAAGACCAAGATTGACCAAAACATGAGCAACCCTGTTACAAACTCTAGGCTTATACTGAATACTAGCAGAAGCAAAATTAGATGCCAGGAGAATTAGTAGGCTGCTACTCTTGCAACTTAGAAGCTCAATATCTAACAGTAGGACGTACATTGTTTTCCTTTGTTTTGCAGGAGAGCAAGAAGGATGAGGAGAGCATGAAGACATGGCCTTATTTCTCGGCCATGGATAGGATTCTATCGTGTGAAGGGGAAATGGCAGCCAAATGAATAGATGATGTTGTAGCTTAGCGATAGAAATTTGGGAGATTGGTATTGTAGTGGTTGCCGCGGATCATGTAGAATGTCTACTACACCTGGTGATCTACAGGGACTTCCTTACTCGAATATGATAGGTAGAGGAGGGACCGCATCATCATGTTAGAGAGGGAGCGAGTTGATGGCATGAGAATGATGTACCAGTTCACCATGAGCTCAGGAGTGTGGTTGCTGATGTACGACAAGAACTAGATGTAGTAACTGAAAATGATAGATTTTGCTGGGACATTCAGAACACACTGGCGCTTAACTGCCTCCGTTCGACAAGCGACGTATTGTTTCACTTCACACTGCAAGATTGCTACCGCACATTTAGGGAACACGCATGCTCA
Coding sequences within it:
- the LOC112879984 gene encoding ribonuclease J isoform X1; this encodes MVALASLSSLCPCGLARRRAASASASASASVSISCCAVATPSSGKGPQESRTPRKRLRRTEGATKSLEDSVKRKMEQFYEGVDGPPLRVLPIGGLGEIGMNCMLVGNYDRYILIDAGVMFPDYDEFGVQKIIPDTTFIKKWSHKIEAVIITHGHEDHIGALPWVIPALDSSTPIFASSFTMELIKKRLKEFGIFLSSRLKVLRIKKRFQAGPFEVEPIRVTHSIPDCCGLVLRCADGIIFHTGDWKIDESPVDGKIFDREALEELSKEGVTLMMSDSTNVLSPGRSISESVVAGSLLRHISEAKGRVITTQFASNIHRIGSIKAAADLTGRKMVFVGMSLRTYLEAAFKDGKAPLDPSTLVKAEDMDAYAPKDLLVVTTGSQGEPRAALNLASYGGSHALKLSKEDVLLYSAKVIPGNETRVMKMMNRLTDLGPKIIMGKDSGLHTSGHAYRDELEEVLRIVKPQHFLPVHGELLFLKEHELLGRSTGIRHTTVIKNGEMLGVSHLRNRRVLSNGFVSLGKEDFQLMYSDGDKAFGTSTDLCIDERLRIASDGIIFVSMEIFRPQKEHASVQSGLKGKFKITTRCLWLDNGRLLDALYKAAYAALSSCPVNCPLSHMERMVSEILRKMVRKYSGKRPDVIAVATENTTAGFSEHLEAKSSGNFGASSATSHLSRSPARSLEGSYKTHPDNPDVDSEETLPEAVGTTPDDATTSSNGGEAFFSSDLHQPKTLEHFWESFKSPTAVKIARIVNGGNKQNIGKIGIMSKDSTQSAPASVKSSKKNKWKPEEIKSLIQMRGEMNEKFQSVKGRMVLWEDISGSLMNQGISRTPAQCKSLWTSLVQKYEESKKDEESMKTWPYFSAMDRILSCEGEMAAK
- the LOC112879984 gene encoding ribonuclease J isoform X2; this encodes MAMKITSVIPALDSSTPIFASSFTMELIKKRLKEFGIFLSSRLKVLRIKKRFQAGPFEVEPIRVTHSIPDCCGLVLRCADGIIFHTGDWKIDESPVDGKIFDREALEELSKEGVTLMMSDSTNVLSPGRSISESVVAGSLLRHISEAKGRVITTQFASNIHRIGSIKAAADLTGRKMVFVGMSLRTYLEAAFKDGKAPLDPSTLVKAEDMDAYAPKDLLVVTTGSQGEPRAALNLASYGGSHALKLSKEDVLLYSAKVIPGNETRVMKMMNRLTDLGPKIIMGKDSGLHTSGHAYRDELEEVLRIVKPQHFLPVHGELLFLKEHELLGRSTGIRHTTVIKNGEMLGVSHLRNRRVLSNGFVSLGKEDFQLMYSDGDKAFGTSTDLCIDERLRIASDGIIFVSMEIFRPQKEHASVQSGLKGKFKITTRCLWLDNGRLLDALYKAAYAALSSCPVNCPLSHMERMVSEILRKMVRKYSGKRPDVIAVATENTTAGFSEHLEAKSSGNFGASSATSHLSRSPARSLEGSYKTHPDNPDVDSEETLPEAVGTTPDDATTSSNGGEAFFSSDLHQPKTLEHFWESFKSPTAVKIARIVNGGNKQNIGKIGIMSKDSTQSAPASVKSSKKNKWKPEEIKSLIQMRGEMNEKFQSVKGRMVLWEDISGSLMNQGISRTPAQCKSLWTSLVQKYEESKKDEESMKTWPYFSAMDRILSCEGEMAAK